In one window of Henckelia pumila isolate YLH828 chromosome 1, ASM3356847v2, whole genome shotgun sequence DNA:
- the LOC140874461 gene encoding secreted RxLR effector protein 161-like, whose protein sequence is MTDAKAVNIPIGAHFKLMAKKQDKKVLEAVHMKNIPYSNAVGIIMYMMVSTRPDITYALGLVSRFMSKPSREHWQAVQWLLRYLKGTTKLSYNIQIGGNVVSWKSNLQSVVALSTTEAEYISLTEAVKEGLWITGFVSELGFEHKIVTMDSLVSTNSVKGGVL, encoded by the exons aTGACTGATGCAAAGGCAGTAAATATTCCTATTGGTGCACACTTCAAGTTGATGGCAAAAAAGCAAGATAAAAAGGTGCTTGAGGCAGTACATATGAAAAATATTCCTTACTCGAATGCAGTAGGAATTATTATGTATATGATGGTCTCAACAAGACCTGATATTACATATGCTTTAGGTCTTGTAAGTAGGTTTATGAGTAAACCAAGTCGAGAGCATTGGCAAGCAGTTCAGTGGCTGTTGAGATATTTGAAGGGAACTACAAAGCTGAGTTACAATATTCAAA TTGGTGGCAATGTGGTGAGTTGGAAATCAAACTTGCAAAGTGTTGTTGCCTTATCTACAACTGAAGCTGAGTACATAAGCTTGACAGAAGCGGTTAAGGAAGGGCTTTGGATTACTGGATTTGTTTCTGAACTGGGATTTGAGCATAAGATTGTCACA ATGGATTCACTTGTTTCAACAAATTCAGTCAAAGGTGGAGTTTTGTGA